gaaaactgggacgccatgtcatccagactaaagaggacaaggacaacccaagttgttatcagcgctcagttcagaagtctgcatctctgatggtatgggtttgcatgagtgtgtgtggcttgggcagcttacacatctggaaaggcaccatcaatgctgaaaggtatatccaagttctagaacaacatatgctcccatccagacgtcgtctctttcagggaagaccttgcattttccaacatgacaatgccagaccacatactgcatcaattacaacatcatggctgcgtagaagaaggatccgggtactgaaatggccagcctgcagtccagatctttcacccattgaAAACacttggcgcatcataaagaggaagaccgCATTTGAGCAACTAGATGCCTGTATTacacaagaatgggacaacattcctattcctaaacttgagcaacatgtctcctcagtccccagacatttgcagactgttataaaaagaagaggggatgcaacacagtggtaaacatggccttgtcccaacttttttgaaatgtgctgatgccatgaaatttaaaatcaacgtatttttcccttaaaatgatacattttctcagtttaaacatttgatattacatccatgttgtattctgaataaaaagaaacttccacatcattgcattctgtttttattcacaatttgtacagtgtcccaacttttttggaatcgggtttgtactgtatatatatagcatGCTCAGTTATACGGAATCACTTCGAGttctaattttattattttattaaattgaatgtaatgtaaataaggaaaaggtttttattttttatttgtagctAAGAGCTAAATACACCATGTTACATTTAACCCTTTTAGAAATAATATAATCCATGCAGATACAAAGGGAGAGAGGGGCGCCATCTGTTGGTGAAAACTGTTTGTACATCAGCTTGAGATGCAGCAGAAGCAGCATCTGCTCGGGAGCCGCGGGGCCTGCGGTAGGATCACACTTTTACATATCAAAACACAATATTTCAACGATGACTCGCTAATGTACGGTAGTTGAAACGCATATAATGCATATGTAACGTTAGGTAGATAAATacttatataaaaacatatttgcgTCTTAAAAAGTTGTTTACTTGCAGTAGCATCTGCTGGATAGCTTGCAAGCTACGCGATATTGACTTTCATCTTTAAAAATGATACCTTTCCTTATTTACTGTCATAATACCTTTCCTTATTATGTAGTGTTTTGTCGTACTGTGTTTGCTGACGTGACATTGAGGATGATCTGGACTGAAGGGGACATTATTATTAGTACGTGCGGCTCTCAGGTTGTTGATCTGACTTTGTGCTTCATGGGATCTTTCATCCCTCAGATGAACCGATTACAAATCTACCTGACATCTTTTGGTAACATAATAGTACCATAACGGATTATGGTACtgcatgtgtataaatatattgaaCCCATATTTActcatttcgttgccttgtaccttacatgtgaatgacaataaagttgaatctaatctaatcatgcagtttatacacacaaacacactggccactttattaggtacacactgcaagtaccgggttggacccccttttgcctccAGAATGCCTttattcttcatggcatagattcaacaaggtgttggaaacattcctcagagattttggtgcGTACTGACATGATAGTATCActcagttgctgcagatttgtcgacTGCACATCCATGATACGAATCTCTCATTCCACCACATCTCAGAGGTGCTCCTTTGTAGATCTGGTTGACTTtggagatctggtgactgtggaggacatttgagtaaagtgaattcattgtcatgttcaagaaactagTTTGAGATGATTTGagttttgtgacatggtgcattatcctgctggaagtagccatcagaagaggAGTACACTGTAGTCATGAAGGGGTGGACATAGTCAGCAACAACACTCAGGTAGGCTGTGATATTTAAACGATactcagttggtactaaggggcccaaagtgtgccaagaaaatatccccacaccattacaccaccaccaccaccaccagactGAGCTGTTGAGACAAgtcaggatggatccatgctttcatgttctttacaccaaattctgactctaccatctgaatgttgcagcagaaatcgagactcaacagaccaggcaacgtttttccaatcttctattgtccaattttggtgagcctgtgtgaattgtagccaatgtttcctgttcttagctgacaggagcggcacccagTGTGGTTAGggccatctgcttcagggtttgatgtgttgtgcgttcagagatggtattctgtataccttggttgtaacgagtggttatttgagttactgttgcctttctatcatctctaaccagtctgcccattctcctctgacctatgacaccaacaaggcatttttgtcaacacaactgccgctcacttaAAATAACACTATAGtacaataatataatgatattaagcaaaaacacatgaaataacACTTAACTTTTGACGGCCAgaagcaaagcatgctgggaactagaaatgAAATGGGATTATACACATGTAAATGGGAATgtgtatgtgcaatatataatCAATAAACAGTTTCTCTGTATTTCCGCTAGATATCGTTGGTTGTTGGTAATCAGCGAGTCTCCAGATGTAGTCGAAGGAGCACCACCAAGTTTCCCCCACTGGTCCACATACCCCCCCACTGCATGGCTTCGCTTGCTGGTGTCTCTCACCGCGTCTCCATTGCCCCTGTCCTCCACACCCTCATACTGGGGTCTCAGGCCTCTCACAGACTGACCAATGACTGCCTGGATTGTTCTGCCTGTCAGCCTGTCTGCTTTCTCCATCACGGGGATATGGATTGTGTAAGTGTTTATGTTCAAGCCAGAAGTTTTACATTCAGTTTTATATAGCCCTctactgttttttgtttaactatATACAGACAAATCATGTACTTAAAAACtaagttttttttgttctgtAGTTACGCCATGGCAGTGATGAACCATCATGTCTGTCCTGTTGAGAACTGGTAAGTTAACCCTTTAAAGCCTACTATATCACAAATTCTCTGGCCTTTTAATTATCAATGTGATCACATCAATGTAGTTTATACATACCCTTTTTAACAAGTAAATTGACTTTTAGTATAATTCTAAATACGTTGCCGTTTAAGGTTGTGGTACATGTGCCTTTTTATTGTGAAATTTTTGCAGATTTTATAAAGTAAACACAAAAATAACTTTTAGTTTGTTAGTACTGTTTCAGGATTTACACTTATCGGACTGAAACAACTTAGGTTTGCTTGATTCTCCATgcattattttttgaaaaatcgTGTTAagatgtgaatattaaatatgatacatTAGGCTGTTGAGGATTTGTAAATCTCTCAGTCATCATTGTTTTGCAATGCATTATAAGCTTTACCCCCACAATAAAACCAACAGGGCTTTGATCATAAACTTAAGTATTTAAACTCATTTTGCTAAGACATATCACAGGGAGCTATAGGGGTTTTATGTAAGTATCATGCTAGAATGTTATAACCATTTCATTGATATACATTTACAAGCTATCAGAAGCTAtcaccagtttaaaaaaaaaaccaaacaaacaaaaaaccctattattttataattcacaCTAATCTCAAATCCCAAATCCAAAAACCCCCACATACTCTTCTTTCATGCTTGATTCTTTGTATCATAGGTCATACAATTTGACATGTACAGAGGAAACGGCTAAGAGGGGCTTCCCAAAGACCTGCTGTACTCTTCAAGACATCCCCCTCATCAGGTGAAGATGAAGATTTCGAAGATGCCTCATTTGAGTATTACTGTTTTGCACCACCTTCTTCTTGTGAAAAGGTTGCCCAATATCTGATTTTCTGCTCTTTCAACAGTAAATGTGGTTGCTATCCACCAGAGAGCTGTCTCTTCAGTTTGATTGGCAATGTTGGGGCCTTTATGGGTAAGAATTACAGTTTGAAATGTAATAAAGGCATAAAGAACTCCGCAAAGAAGTTAATTACCTAATCGGTCGTTTAAAGGTGTGTGATTTATGTCAATATTAAAATACTTCTATCTATCCCAGAGATTACCggtaattttgtttgtgtgtgtgtgatgctcctgcAGTGGTTATGGTGTGCATGCTGCGTTATGCTCAAGTGATTGAACACAGCCATCACTGCTGGACCAACACAAGTTCTTTGGTCTCTGGCTGCATTAATGCCCTTGGTTTGGTCATGGTTGGCAACTTTCAGGTgagcaggcaaaaaaaaaagtgtaacttTTGCCCATTCTATAAATCTAAATGAACTTGTATTCCTTTTGTATTTTCTTCTATAGGTCGATCATGCCAAGACGCTTCATTATGTGGGAGCGGGTGTAGCGTTCCCTGCCGGCTTGCTGTTTGTGTGTCTGCAGTGTGTTCTGACGTACCGTATCGCAGAGACAGCACTGGACTACTGGATGGCTCATGTGCGTGTGGCACTCTCAGCAGGAGCTCTGGTATCACTTGTTCTCAGTATCCTTACCAAGAGCTCATGAATGTTTCTATTTTGTGTTtgacctggaaaaaaaaaacactggagaTCAGACATGATCTGATACATGAAAATCTAATTTAGATGGCTTCATTTGAGCAAGGAGTGAAACACTTTCTCATATAGCATCTTATAGGAGAACATCACTGATTGGCTAGTAACAGTGGAAGATAAAAGATAtgtccagtaaaaaaaaagtatattaatagGGTTTTCACAGTACAAAATTCCTGTGGTCCATAGTACCAATAGTAGTGAAATTTCAAGAGTTGCAGTAACAGTTTCAATACTACAGCAAAAAGTGAATAAacagacattatttaaaaaaagaaattaaaacattgcCATGTACAGTAGCCATCAAGTACAGtggggttttttttcttcagtatttcAAAAATTAAGTAAAGTGACATAAAGAACATGAATTATAAGCAAAGAACaaagaaaaagtaaatatttttttttaaagtaaattattcATGTAAAGCGTCTGTAgtaaaataaagaacaaagaaaGATATCGAACAGACAATACTAGAGAACAAAGTAAACCCACATTGATCGGCACGTTTCAAGTATCTAATTACAGTAGACATAGGAAACTGTATGACATGTAAATAATTATTGGTACAGGCACTGCAGTAGGGTTACAGACTTGTAgattacctggcaggggagaccccatgatcaagaaggtggttcacccagggcgaggctagGCCATTGCACTACAGCTGTGCTGACCCCAGCGAATTCCCCCAATATGGGAATCTCAACTGCATAATTCATGGTAAtgggggactgcgttcgtgcTCTCTTCTggattaattatttttcagcctaAAGGTCGTGGGTTTTGAGTCTCGGTACTGGCAGGGATTGAAGGTGGGGGAGAGAATAACCAGAgctctcttccactctcaataccacgactgaggtgagacccttgagcaaggcaccgaacccccaacttctTCGCTGGGACCCCACAAACCTCTAGGCCCTATGCACTCCCTTACCCTTTTCCCCCACTAGCGACGCCCCTGCTGGCCACtgatctgtgtgtatgtgtgtgtgtgtgtgtgcgtgtgtgtgttcgctgatgtgtgtgtgcacttggatgggttaaatgcagagcacaaattctgagtatggaacACCATACGTGTCTACACGTCAtgtcataaaaacaacaacaacaaaaatcgtgCTGCAATTAAACAACGTTGTAAaggcaaaaaaattataaaatgtgttattgtAATTGCCATAGTGAAGTCCTACAAAAATGTATGTCAAATTCTCATAGTTCATGGGTCATatcacaaaataattaataaaattctTTACTAATACactggggaagtcatggcctagtggttagagagtttgattcctaaccctagggttgtgggatTGAGTCTCTGGCCAGCAATAGCACgactccccaggcgccgcagcatagtGGCTGCCCAcggctccaggtgtgtgttcacagtgtgtgtgtgtgtgttcactgctgtgtgtgtgcactttggatgggttaaatgcagagcacgaattctaagtatgggtcaccatacttagctgtatgtcatgtcactcactTAAGAGTGCAAAAAAGATCGATTataggaaaaagaaagaaaagttaaaGTACATCCCAGTAAAATATTAATGCTGATATTCAGTGTGCCCTTTCCTTAACATCACCCTTCCTATTCAAGGTGGTATCTTCTTCGTCCATGAGAGTTTTGTATTGCAGCACGCCGCAGCCATCTGTGAATGGGTCTTCACGGTCTTGGTCCTGGTGTACTACGGCACCTTCACCTATGAGTTTGGCACTGTCAATAGTGATACCTTGATGGCGGCCTTAATGAAGCGCAGTCAACATCATCATCCAGGGTCAGCGGTCATCATGGGGGGAATTGGGAAGGGTGTTGCAATGGGATGTGGTGCCCGCAGTCTAAAGTCACCTGGAGGCAGCAGCACTTCCACACACCTCAACTGTACACCAGAAAGCATCGCCATGCTTTAGGTGCTAACCACTACGGTATTCTCTCAGACCTCAGCACACAGACTCTTCAACTGGTTACAAAAATTTTTTGCAAAACTGGTACAAGCAATACAATAGGTTTACAGACTTTTTGATTATAATCTAAAAGTAATGACCAGTCAGTCATAACTAAGGTATTTTGCATGATATTTTGCATTCATATGTAAGATTACTGAAAACACAGCCTCAATAACCAGCACAGACAATTCCTTCCCATGATTCAAGGGGCTTCTGATAGAAATGCTTTAGTTTTACTATCTTAAAACTTCAATAACTCATTCCTAAAGGCACATTCAATCTGACAACAATGAAACTAAGGTCAACAAGTGGATTGTTGGTTGTTCGTAGCCTTCATCAGGAAGTCATATAGAGTGCTGCAAGGATTATATATTATGTAGGACTGGAAACTAGGAGTTAGCATTTTTACACTTCTGGTTCCATCGTCTCAAATCAAAGGGCTTTTGGTTAATTGCCTGACATAATATACGTGGCAAACACAAGCTCatgatattttcatgttttattttacaacataaaaatacatcagtaatatATGGAAGTCTGTTTccgccactaaataaaaaataaaacagggtaattgtgacttttattttgcaattctgactttataactcgcaattgcaattgtctgaattgcatgatataaactcacagttgcgagttataaagtcagaattgcaaaatataaacgaTACAATATAAACGAAGTGGCAGAAACGTGCTTCTATAATAATGCCCCCTTAAAAAGAAGTTTTTATTTGTCTTGAAAAAGGTGGTTGCTAACAAGTGGCTAAGTTGGACgaatattaatattgatataatatatatatttacttttttctttttatattaatgtcgaaaatattaaatgtcatctCTCTGAAAAGGAGAACTTGTGTACTCACTTTTCCGCTTTTACAGCTTCGTTATTTTTAGAATCATTCCTTTGAAAATGATTCAAACTTTTAGGTAAAATGTTGATTAAATAAAGACTGAGAGAGTTGTCAGAAGCATAGTGATGTTGACGTTGAAGTCATGTGACCGTGTGGTGTTAAGCGTTTATAGCCTGTTTCACCTCTTTTCTTgtgatttgcatttaaattaaaattcataaaagtAGTGTTCATTTGTAAAGATAATCATGATGAACAAAATGTTTAACAATTAGaaacttttgttggtcacagaaCTTATTATCTTGCAGTAGTCCAAAACCCAGTGGAAAAATCCTGTTGGGTTTTTCTCGAGTgaaccagggtgatgctaacttCCAGGCTGGCCTACACAAATACGTCCTCACTGCATTTCTCTATTGGTAGTCGGTGCATTGTATCTCCACTCAGTAACATAGTTGCTAAAAACAAATTTGGCGCAAAACTCTCATGGTGCCATTAATTGCTAACTCCCATTGAAAATCAGGACACTTCGTCAGTGTGAATCTGTTACAAAACTGCCAGCAATACCAAGACACTTGTCTAGACAAAGAAGATAATTGGCTAAACCCATGCAACCTTCCCTAACCCATTTAATCTGTAGAAACTGATTACACAACAGGTCAAGCCATCACTGTAGCAATGGAGATGTTAAGTTGGTTGCACCAGCTATTGCTGCCAACAGTTGGGTTGCACTGAGGTTGAGGTTTAGTCACTTTACTTTAGTCAAATAGCGATACTTTTTATTCATACCTGAGATGCAGGTGGTCCATGTTTATGTATTCATTCCAAGTGCTCATAGCTTGGTTTGATCAGGTGCTGTGGACCCTCAGTCATATGGGCTCTAGATGCAATGGTGGCTGTACTGAATAAGATTTAAGAGCATCCCTGTGCAGCCTTTTGAACATGTTGGTGcttttgccaatttttttttcatcactcaATCTCAAAAATGGCTGTATTGATTGGTTGCATCACATGTATCTTGCAAAGAAATTCCTAATATTTCAGCATCACAAGAAAAAGGATTTTGTGTCCATTATTCTACTGTTTTGGTTTTTCACGTTTAGAAATATAAGGTGATATTCATTTCTGGAGGCTTTTGAATCTTGCTCTTGATCCCTCAAGATTGTTTTCTCATTCACCTGATAAACTTTATTTCAGTGCTTTTGCAAGCAAATGCAAAGTTTCTCTCGGAAGCACAATACTTTCatgagaaaacaaatgttttgcaAGCAAACTAAATTTTTGTGactgaaattacattttagggGGTTGCATAGAAACCCTCCTTAAGTTCTGGACTTGACAATTTCAAGACAGGAAATGCTTTGTGGGCAAGCACATATTGATGCGAATGTTAAGATGGTAAAGCAAACAATTGGAAGTCAAACTAAGCTGCCAAATTAAATGATATATTTTCACTTCTTAGGTGGATTTGGAGATAGTTTTGTGTAATAAAGAAGACAA
Above is a window of Carassius carassius chromosome 4, fCarCar2.1, whole genome shotgun sequence DNA encoding:
- the tmem150ab gene encoding transmembrane protein 150Ab; amino-acid sequence: MTAWIVLPVSLSAFSITGIWIVYAMAVMNHHVCPVENWSYNLTCTEETAKRGFPKTCCTLQDIPLISKCGCYPPESCLFSLIGNVGAFMVVMVCMLRYAQVIEHSHHCWTNTSSLVSGCINALGLVMVGNFQVDHAKTLHYVGAGVAFPAGLLFVCLQCVLTYRIAETALDYWMAHVRVALSAGALVSLVLSGIFFVHESFVLQHAAAICEWVFTVLVLVYYGTFTYEFGTVNSDTLMAALMKRSQHHHPGSAVIMGGIGKGVAMGCGARSLKSPGGSSTSTHLNCTPESIAML